The Fusarium poae strain DAOMC 252244 chromosome 2, whole genome shotgun sequence nucleotide sequence CGTGATGCCCACTTAATGTGAGGAATCAACACAGCAGATTCAGCGTTGGGTTCAAGAGACATCAGAACCGGAAGACGTTCCATCCAGGTCGCGAAGCCGGCCTTTTCGGGGTCGTCGGAGAAGACAGTGTCCTTTCTCAGGTTGTCGACCACTTTCTTAGTGCACTGTTGAGTTTTTGGATCACGAAGTCTTTGCAAGATGCTGTCAATTCTCAGACGTGTAAGATCAACAATCTTGAGTAGGAGTTGATGTTCTTTTTGCTGAATTGGCAGTTCTGTGCCATTGCGTGTCAGTAATTCTGTAGATGTTTAGATGGCGAGCTTTGTTACATACCTGTagaagaagcagcagcaaggtCATCCAATACATCATTTAGACGCTGAAGTAGTTGTTGAGGTACACCAAGGTTGCGAGCAAGTCGCAAGACGGTTCCTGTAGGATGCCCTTGTTCCATACACACAGCTGAAGCTGTCTCGCCGCTTTTGGCAGACGTTGAACAGATTAGAGCGAATGAGTCCAGGAATTTCTTTTGAAGACTTTCTATTTTTCGCGCATTTTCATGGGGGTGCACGTCGAGGCTATGTACTGTCGGTTCACCTCGGACCGGGTCAATTAGAGACAGCAGGGTTGCTACTTTAACAAAGCGCTTATGGGTCTCGCCAGTTATGGCACCGTTTTGTGACATTACATTCATGTTAATTGACAGTGAAGCTTGGTCTTGTACAACGATATGGTTGCAGATGGGTACCCCGAGCCCCTCTACAAGCTAGGTACAAGAATCATGTTGGAGGCCGGGGACAATTACGGGGCATCATTGAGGAGACCGGAAGCCACTTATGTCATCATGGATGTTGCAGGGGTCTACGTGCCCAGCCTCCAGCATGTAGCTTTGTATTGTTAGGACTTCTGTTCATATAAGGTTCCCCGCTCACATCAACATCTGTCCTGATGGCCGTCCTCCAACATTAACAGTTGCAAATGGAGGGTTTTTGATTATCGCTATATCGAGGACAGATACTCCTAGTTCTTGGTGACTTTCCATTCCCAAGTCAAAACTTGCGAAAGGCATGTCTTTCCATGCTGATCACCCATTTCGATATGGTGCCCAAAATCCGCCCTTGAGCGGAGACGATGCACCAACACAGGATCAAGGGCAATACAAAGAACCACAATGCTTAGACTCTGTGGCACTCCATGCAAGCGTTCCTCTACCTGACTACGCAAATGCAACCCCTGATCAGGACCACGGCGCGATTGATCCAAGTCTGTTGATGCAGGCTGCGACGCCACAGCATCAACGGCTTCAGCTGCTTGCACCATCCCATGACGCATGAGCAATTGGTGATTTGCAATCGAACCACCAGCGACCCACAGTCACTGCTGAAACTACGATGCAAACGGTGTTTGAGCCCTCCAGCGATGCAATAGTCCTGCAATCCAACAATTCCGCAGATCAGTCTGGGCCGGCGAACCCCCCTCCAATCGATACACAGGATTTCTCCGACAAGTCGACACACCTAGTAGAAAGAAAACCGCGACTCGCTTGTAATTGGAAAGATTGCAAACATAAAGCTGCCGACAAAGAAGAACACGAGTAAGTGGCCATTCTTTACCATCATCTCGAACGAGGTTCTTTCTTGGCATTATTGGACACATGCTGATCGATAGCATTCTTTGTTTTCAGCCAGCATATGGCACAACACAGGACATGCCCCAAGTGTGACTGTTCTTGGGGAGACGCTAGTGAGGAAAAGCAGATAAGGCGCCATGTATGGAATAACCATAGGTCGTGGGCTGAGCAAACCAATTACCATCCTATAGGCGGAGCATGCCCTGAATGCGACAAGGTATACACAAGACAGGATAATTTGAAACGTCATATGGACGAGTGTCACCAAGgccaaaaaagaaagaagagggaaGTAGATAAAGTATCGGGTTATAATTAGTTTTGTGTTTCTGGTAGTTGATTCTTGGAGGGACTTATCGATAGGCAGTTCGTTCaatagaagaagaggagaatCTTCAGAGTTTCACACAATCATCTAAATGAGCTTGGAAGGATGAAAAGAAATCAAGCTTGAAGAATAACTAGTTTTCCCAGATTAGATTCAGTTTTCTTACTCTGCCTTACTCCGGTCCTTCTTTGCCTTTGTCTTTCAACTGTCTAGAGCTGTCTGTTACATAACGGTTTCCTAAAAATCTTAAGCTGAGGCAAGGAGCTGTAGTAAGATACAGTGGTCTGCTGAAGAGAGCCATAGGAAGCCGTATGATCCGGTTGCCGCACAGCTTTCGCTGTCAGTCGTGGCTATTCATACAACCTCTGGTCTCATAACGGATACCATGCTCCACTTGATTGAAAGGACAGAGCTAGTTGAAGATGTTCATAAGGAAGTCGTGGAGATGCAAAACAAGGAAGGATGACCGTAGAAAGCTTTGTTCAATATAGAACCGCTCGATAGCGTTAGCAAAGAAGCCCAGAGGCGTAGGTAGCTAACAAAGGCATTTCGACCAATATTTCATTACTAACATATTATAATATGGGAACTGATAGAGCGGCATGACCTTAGCTCCGAACCAGCCGTAATAACTCCAGGCGCGTAAACGCGTTCACACGTCTTGACCTCattgtgacgggtgaaggttcccaagggataaactagtccgtactggtttatgttggcagagtcgtagggcgttgtcactgagcgttgcgaagtgtcacgtctcttaatagtgaatagagcgggtcaggcgtattcaggtaaagaagttttgttgatagctggtaggccatcgtactatctagtgctaagcgaatgtatatatactactggtgttgtggtggGAGCGACGATGTTTGAGGTCGTCGTCGGTCCTGGAGCGACGCGGTCCTGGAGCGCCGTCGGTCCTGCAAGTGTCGGTCCTTTATTGATTGGATATGGTGATGGGGAAATTGTGGGGTAGTGGGAAGTGAgtgtggggtacacgtgacgtaGCCGCTCAGATCGTAACACTTCAGCGAACAACTGATCTTTTAATTCCTCGACTGCCATTTCTTCGAATAGTACGTGAGATTGGATTATCATGCCATACTGGCCTCCAATTTCAGTCTTCTGCTATTGAAGCATTACGCGAAATTACAGAAAGTTTTATTGTAATGCTTTTTGAAAGTACgttttttaaaaataccgtatactattaattaagactAACTAATATTTTTAGATTCTAATCTTTGTACAGTTCATGCAAAGAGGGCAACACTTTTACCAGCAGATATGCATTTAGTACAATCAATTTGCCGTGGAATGGGGTCTTGGGAAAATTGAACAAGAACAAATAACTAAACATAGAAATATGGCAATTTAATTTGATTACCACAATAGGCTACCACAATCAGCTATTATATCTCTACCTAGAACCCCTTTTAGTAGTAATAGTAAAGTAGCTTCCTAATTTATTACTACCCATTACAAAATATTCAGATAAGCAATTCCATCCCAAGGCGCAGAACCATCCTCCAGCTCAGCAAGTGTAAACTTGCCCATTAGAATTCGAAAGAAATCCTCTAGAGTTCTCTTAGGAAGAGAAATCGATTTCTCAAATGCATCAATTTGCCGAAGAGAGTCTTTATCCCAAAGCCAAGCAGGCCCTGGAAGACATTGCCAAGTCTTAGACTTCATAGCGCCAAGCTGCCAGCCTCGAATAGCACGGATCATTGAGACATTGCTGGGCTCCCAATTGATATAGGAACGTCGACGGGAGTTCCACCAAGGAAGGCTTGGAAACTCACGGCGTGCTTGGAATCCTTTGAGGTTACTACAATAGATTAGTACAATTCTAGTAACTAGTTTAATAAGTCTTACCGGCGACGAGCAAGAGGAAATTTGATCTTCGTGCTGTTGTAAAAAGGTCGAAGAGGAGTAATTGTAGCAGTAGCAGAAGGTACTTTACTGCTAATTACAAACCAAATAAAAATCTCAGCACGAGTGAAGACATTTCCATTGAGTTTTGGAAAAGGCTCAGTCTCATCACTATATATAAGGTCAGTATACTAGACTAGCACAATAGATTACCACATAAGAGCAAACCTCAATTCTAGCCAAGCTGATTTTTCAATCTTCACTGCTGCAGCTGATCGGTCGGGAAAATGCTCCATAATTCGGcatttataaaaaagctgCTTCAAGGTGGAATCCATTGATTGCTGTACAGTCTGAAGTGATATCTTGCGGTCATGCTGATCCTTATTAGCGAAATTACtgtaaaagttaaaaaaaatataccTCAATTTGCTGACAGATCATTTCCTTTGCACTCTTTTGGGCAAAAATAGTGGCTGGTTCTTCGACATTAAGGTGTTGATCGATGATTTCGAGCTGCAAAATGTCCTGTGTAGAAAGCTTTCGAATTTCAACCCAAAGAGGATTCCCATCATCGTCAGGAATCTCACCAGCGCCACGAGGCATAGTGATAGCACTTTGAGCAAGAGACATATGGTCAGGATGTCGACCAAGTGCAACACTAAGTACAAATTAGCACAAATAATTACCACAAAGCTTCAAGATCTTACTAGTTTGCGTCATGTGTTGACTTTGCATTAGCCTCTAAGGCAGCCTGAGTCTTCTCATCTGCTTGAAGCCACTCGGTTGACTTCTGGAGCTTAGCCTTGATGCGGGACCACTGCTGCTTGTAGGCTTTCTTCGCATTTTAGTATGCGCGGCGGTCCTCTGAAAGACCTTCTTGTCGTTCACGAGCTTTCTTTGTGTTTGGGTTTGAAGAGAGCTCTTCATCAGCTTTGCGCTTTGTAGAAGGGCCACCTGGACGCCGGCCTAGGCTAGATTAGCACAAGTAGTTACCACAAATGAATACATAGACTTTACCGCGTGGGTTACCGGTCATATTGCTTGGTGGTAACAGGTTTGCTGAttagaaagaaagaaagaaagaaagaaaataagtagctgaaagaaagaaaaaggaaaaagaagcttGCTAGAAAATGTAGCTTTTCTTTGTGAAATGGTGAAAGGGGGATATTTTTAGTGTGAAAAAGGAACAAAGAGTAAACAAAGAGAATGGATTTTAAGCCTTTGTGGCGGGGGACCGTTTTCACGCTAGTGGGCCCCACAGCTAGCCATTTTTGGTTAGATTTTTGAAATTTAAGCGATTTCATTGGCCCAAATTGACTATGATTCACAGCCTCGATTTTGAGCCTCTATAACCTTAATCCTGAACACCACGCAACTCCAATATCCCTTTGTATAACTATGTAAATTGTAAGGAATTTTAACCCTTCTACGAATTTCTTCTTTCTAACAACATCTAGCTAGTCTTTTCTAACAACATCTAGCtagttttttctttcctttttttctctagTTCATTCCACTTAGCCTTTCAGTTagtattacttttatttctATTGTGGTAGCTATTTGAGCTAATCTATTTATAGTCACAATGGCTAAAGGCAAATCGGGTGGTAAAGCCCGAAAAGCCCCTCGCAAGACTACGGCCAAGACTACGGCCAGAAAGACTACTGCCGGGAAGAAGACTACAGGCAAGAAGACTACTGCCGGCAAGACAGTTCCCAGTGGTGCAGCAGCTCCAGCTGTACCAAAGCCAAAGCGTCGCTACACGCAAAACAGTAAGTCTTCTAATGTGATAATCTATTGTGTTAATCTTATATTGTATAGCTCTTTGGAGACGTGCAGTCAAGAAGGCAATGAAAGATGCTGTTGCAGATATCCGATGTATTCCGCGTGCACCTTTTATCCGCCTACTCAAAGAAATCATGGACAACGAGTCTCGCCCCGGCGAACACCTGCGAATTCAAGCTGAGGCCGTTTATGCTCTTCAAACTGCTGCAGAAGGTTACCTTACTACTGTTCTTACTGGTATGATATTCGAATTTGTGGTAATCACTTGTACTAATCGCTTTACTAGCTTCTGCACTTTTGGCCTCTCACGCCAAACGGGTTACTATTATGCCCAAGGACTTCTACATGCTCTATGAGATTTTGAAGCTTTTCCCATCTGATGCTACTAATCTCCTTGGCCGCCAAGGCAAAGGCGCTCATACTGCAGTTGGCAATATCTAATTCTATAGCCTACAGAAGTAGCAATTAGTAATTCAAAATCACCTTATTACTTTTCTAATATATTTTACCcataagtaattttaattaataagtctttaCCCGTGggtaattttaaataattattactatttaaaaaataCCCATAGGTTAAATCTTTTACCCATAAGTACCTATAAGTACCCATGGGCTGGGTATTTTAAGCACTATTCTTGGTCGCAGAGGCAGTCGATAGACGGAATTTGAATCACTCAAATTCAGTCTCTCACCTCCTACTACTACCGGTACTAGTTACTACTCTATCAAGTACCGTTGGTGAAGACATCCAATAAGAGAAGAAGGTCTGCACTCTTGAGATCCCGGGTTTCTTTCGCCAGCTAGACCCCATCAAAAACTAAAAGACTTTGAATACTGATACCACCAAAGCCACGATGATACAATAGTTCCCGGCCGCAGTGAATCGGAAATTCAGCTACAACCATGATGCTGATATTCTCATTATTGATGCCTGCTTCAGCTAAAAGTTGAAGCACTGCACAAAGCGTCTTCCCTGTGGCAAGTACGTCGTCTATTACCACCACTGATGCGCCCCTAGGAATCAGATCTTGACTCATCTCAATTCTCTTCCCTCCTAAATCATTAGATTTTGAGCCCGAGATATGTGACGAAGGCTTTTTAACAGAAACAGTGGGTGGGGGAAGCTTGCCAGCTTCGCGGATTAGCGCCAAGGGGACGTCGACTTGCTGGGCCAACGCCGATGCATACACGAAGCCTCCCGCTTCGCAACAGGCCACTGCACCGACTTTGCCCCAGTCACCTTTGAACTGAGTTCGTAGCTGAGAAGTGCACAAAGCCAACCCGCCCTGCCGTTGGGCGATGTTGAGCACATGTCGGAACTCGATTCCTGGGCGTGGGAAGTCAGGCACAGGGACCACCATACTAGCCAGTCGCTCTAGGTCCTTGTGGAGGAGGGGAAGCAGATACTTATCTGCAAACCTTCTGGCCACCTCGTCCCCCGTTGCTTCATTGTCAAAGACGAGACTGTGGCAGTAGTCCAATGTTGACGAATTCGACTTACAATTACTGCCATTGCTGCCACAATTGTAATTCTTGCAATCATGGTTGTGTCGATCATTATCATTGACTTGGCATTTCCGGCGCGCTTGTCGCGTCTTTTTACTAGCTGTGACACGAATGTCAAGCAATCTGCTGTTTGGAACTAAATGCGACAAGGTTGCAGTCGGCGCCTCATCTCTCATCCCAGTGATTACCAGTACATCCATATCTGCGGCGTCGGACACCACATTCAGGAAGTGCTTCTCGGGCAGCCGAGGTTGTTGGCGCATTTGTTCCTTGAAGAATGCCGTCAATGCTGGTCTGTGTTGTTCCTTGTAAGCGCGATCCCCTAACAGAGCATCCAAGTCTGCGCCGGTAGCTGTTGCGTATTCTCGCTTGGTGGCATCGCTGATGCTGGCCTTGCGTGCCTTGCAGCGCTTGTGGGCACATCTAGTAAACACGGAGATCCAAATATCAGCGCAGTAGTCTTTACCAACGCCGCTTTCTCCCGTAACAAGAATAATGAGTTTCTGTTTCATCGGCGGTTTCGGGAGAGGACATGCGTAAGCCAGCACGTTGCGCGGGTCCAAGTTCTGCTTGAGCCGGGCCAGGCGCGGTCCGTTTGGCCCGAAAGCCTTGGCCGCCAACGCCGTGTCTCTGGGATCTGGCCCGAGGTCAGCACCGTAAGCTCCGCTGCTCAAGGGCAATAAGTCGCTGGCGACATTATACACCCATTGCACGGCACCCAGAGCAACTTCAGTTTCGCCTTGGTCATAAGGCCAGACAGCAGTTATCACGCAGGCAAAATCCCAGTCTCGACAGCCAAAAGCGGTAGCATCATCGGCCACATCGCTGAGTGCCCCACCTCCTTGAAGCAGATGAATATAACAGAGTGGAGACGGACGAGTCTCTATGGCCGCTACTAAGACACTGGCGATGTCCACGGACCCGATTTgttttaaaaataaacacCGCTTGAATGAGGACGTCTTGCCCCCACCGTGTCCACCGTGCATACCGGATATGTACATCTCAGTTTCGAATAGGCCGACGCCATCAACGGTCTCGAGATTATCTTCCGGCCCCAATGCTGTGCCTATAAGCGTATGTGACTGGGAAAGAACTTTAGTCGTAGCAGATTCGATCAACGTCACACCAAGATGTATCTGATCGTTATTCGAATACAAATACGCATCCGCGGAACAGTGTCGAGTGAGAGTTCTGCTACATCGATCAAAGTCGTGGAGCTTGAGTCGCGCTTCATGATTGCCTTTCAGCGGGATACTCCAGTTTCGGACGGAATACGTCCGGGCAGCATGAGTTTCAAAGACAACGCTGACAACAATACCAAAGTTAGTCCCCGCGCCTTTCAAAGCCCATAACGTATCACTCTCTGCTTCTGACTGCACAGCACCGGCCGGTCGATATTTGCTTGGTACGCGACCGACGTATAGTACCTGGCCGGAGGCAACGCTGACCATTATGGCACCCACGAGGGCGTCGCACGCAAGCCCATGCAACCTGGCCAAGTGTCCAATGCCTCCCTGCAGCCATAACCCCGAGCCTACACTTGGGCGAGCTCCCAGAGGTACTGTCAAGCCTACTGCCATAGTCTTGCGGATGATGTCTCCAGTATTGCAGCCAGCCTCCGCGACAACCAGGGAAGTAGAATCGAAATTGGGTTCTCCTCCCTCCCTCTCAGCTGTGACCGTGTGTACTTGATCAAAAGCACTCATGTCAATGGCGACGACGTTAGGCCAAAGACACTGGCCGCTATGGCTTCCGCCTATGACAGTAAGACCAACGTTTTGTTCAAGGGCCCATTTCACGCACTGCTGGATGTGCTGAACTTGTGTCGGCCTAACAATCGATGCGGGACGGTGGAGGCGGGCCTCCTGGTTTTTAATTCTCCTGCCATTATTCACCAACGGCATCTGCGCCATCAAGTCCGGCAAGGCAATTGCATGTTTAGTAAAAGTTGCCACGACGTTGGGCGAACTGAACAAGAGATGGTCGGGGTGTGCTTTTTCACGACGACCCAGTGCGCGGCACAGCTCACGCCATTCGCTCCGAATAGCTTTGTCCATTTTCGCATCTCGGAAGGCAAAGCCCGCGATGAAAGAAGTAAATCGGTCCAATGTCTCGTCGTCGGTTGCTACCCGAACGATCCCGGTAGGGAAAGACGCTGTGTGATGACACACCAAGCCGCCAAGGTTCAGGTCTCCATCGCGATGGAATGCCACCACTATTCCAGGTTTTGGGTGTTCGTCAAGTAATTTCAGTGCTTGTTCGATAAATCTGCGTTTAGGTTTCATGCCGTACATGCTATGGCAGAATAAGACGACATCAAACTTCCCACCATCACTTGTCCCAATGCTGGTACCGCTCCTTGTGTTTTTGTTGTCCTTGTCTGGTGCGAATGGCATCTGATGAATATCGGGGCGGCGTTCCAGACATGGCAGAGGAGGCTCTGTTCCTGAGGTGGGATGAAACCAATCATCTAGTCTTATGGCAAACAAGTCGTTAGGCTCGAATGCAACATATCTCCTGACTTTGCGCCTAACGTGGTAGGGCAAGTATCCAAAAACGCTCTTTGGGCCGGGTCCAATTTCTAGCACCGAGATATGAACCCGCGAGTTTAATAAACGGTCTAGAAGCGAAGAGAGTTGAGGGATAATGAAGTTCTGGTATGTCATCCATCCCGAGCCCTGCATCAAGACGTCGAAACCGGCGCTGTACTGCACGTGGGACAACGGCTGCGTTACGCACGATGCTGTCGCCCTCGCTGTCTGCCTAAGGGTTTGCTTCAGGGTGTCGAGAGTGGCCATGCCAGCTTGATAGGAGCACACTTTTGTGCCGGTAGAGATGATAAAGTATGATTGCGTATGGATGATGATCGGATTAAGCTGGATTGTGTACCTACAGAGCTGTTACCGCTTCTTATCTGCCCCGATGTTGAGTGTAATAGGAGTGTCGGAATCTTAGGTTTATCGAAGACAATGTCGCGATCGTCAACTAACCAATCAAATCACTTTGTTCCCATTCTCATGCTTTCTCTTATCAGTCAAATGCATGCTCCTGGAAGTCATTGACATGTGGAACTTTGATGTACGCGCGGCGTTATGTTATCTTGGCAACGTTAATACGTGGCCACGTCAGCTACCTCATAATGCGAAGGGGCTTCGGCTCAACCTATCAACAAAGACCACGTTTACCGCGAGATGTGTCAAAGACCTTATGGGTTACCCTACCGCAAATGAACCTTTTTTGGCCGGCCT carries:
- a CDS encoding hypothetical protein (CAZy:AA7); translated protein: MATLDTLKQTLRQTARATASCVTQPLSHVQYSAGFDVLMQGSGWMTYQNFIIPQLSSLLDRLLNSRVHISVLEIGPGPKSVFGYLPYHVRRKVRRYVAFEPNDLFAIRLDDWFHPTSGTEPPLPCLERRPDIHQMPFAPDKDNKNTRSGTSIGTSDGGKFDVVLFCHSMYGMKPKRRFIEQALKLLDEHPKPGIVVAFHRDGDLNLGGLVCHHTASFPTGIVRVATDDETLDRFTSFIAGFAFRDAKMDKAIRSEWRELCRALGRREKAHPDHLLFSSPNVVATFTKHAIALPDLMAQMPLVNNGRRIKNQEARLHRPASIVRPTQVQHIQQCVKWALEQNVGLTVIGGSHSGQCLWPNVVAIDMSAFDQVHTVTAEREGGEPNFDSTSLVVAEAGCNTGDIIRKTMAVGLTVPLGARPSVGSGLWLQGGIGHLARLHGLACDALVGAIMVSVASGQVLYVGRVPSKYRPAGAVQSEAESDTLWALKGAGTNFGIVVSVVFETHAARTYSVRNWSIPLKGNHEARLKLHDFDRCSRTLTRHCSADAYLYSNNDQIHLGVTLIESATTKVLSQSHTLIGTALGPEDNLETVDGVGLFETEMYISGMHGGHGGGKTSSFKRCLFLKQIGSVDIASVLVAAIETRPSPLCYIHLLQGGGALSDVADDATAFGCRDWDFACVITAVWPYDQGETEVALGAVQWVYNVASDLLPLSSGAYGADLGPDPRDTALAAKAFGPNGPRLARLKQNLDPRNVLAYACPLPKPPMKQKLIILVTGESGVGKDYCADIWISVFTRCAHKRCKARKASISDATKREYATATGADLDALLGDRAYKEQHRPALTAFFKEQMRQQPRLPEKHFLNVVSDAADMDVLVITGMRDEAPTATLSHLVPNSRLLDIRVTASKKTRQARRKCQVNDNDRHNHDCKNYNCGSNGSNCKSNSSTLDYCHSLVFDNEATGDEVARRFADKYLLPLLHKDLERLASMVVPVPDFPRPGIEFRHVLNIAQRQGGLALCTSQLRTQFKGDWGKVGAVACCEAGGFVYASALAQQVDVPLALIREAGKLPPPTVSVKKPSSHISGSKSNDLGGKRIEMSQDLIPRGASVVVIDDVLATGKTLCAVLQLLAEAGINNENISIMVVAEFPIHCGRELLYHRGFGGISIQSLLVFDGV